In the Alteromonas sp. M12 genome, one interval contains:
- a CDS encoding protein kinase, producing the protein MTVADLKHFYIPDEQSIYLLSHKDAQKLKDWIKLCKEQLELLGYSEIELIGKGAFGFAFAGKDPRQNQLVFKFSRINLPQHVQEQLEDEAYMLSQVEHPYVPSLIEFQRIKKQAILVMERAKGVDLEVYSLQKGPLSARLITKIAAQLCDILIFLRQHQEQGITKPIVHGDIKPSNIVFDEQTESIGLIDWGSSVFAQMDHQGQYIANNVMDLMSSDLQQTNARLGDVYFIGDEQLNGELSSPRFDEQGLASTLYALASGQSSRFGRHIIKPNSLGLPKELSEVLSAMLSEDPKQRKLGGDYFIKNMKFMKNIVFCETDVEDHVALIPTWSFAKKKEIDTVVYSSRRSFLKLENSDITSDLHYVNDAQFERYYKNYMQGMGETEKAFISAVGRLGKYPVVGGLVVRWLPEGVYIDSSLNLFNPTLKRSFDVSVNNVVTLARAIHRVGVFKSCMFNARDTLHIEREDENLPYQPNIHMQIPYELSQTSITEDQSRNHSYFEDGEDPDELLALPDNMMVIIRQLNSIHHTGCIIFEALPTHLKIHSYYTLLDHSMESEFKALLNKIIDLVSEIKGLGISGFMKLPYKDTRYFEHASGLPEKFHPKKLKTNKR; encoded by the coding sequence ATGACTGTAGCTGATCTAAAACATTTTTATATTCCTGATGAACAATCTATTTATCTTTTGTCTCACAAAGATGCGCAAAAGTTAAAAGATTGGATAAAACTGTGTAAAGAACAGCTCGAGTTATTGGGCTACAGTGAAATAGAGCTAATTGGGAAAGGTGCTTTTGGCTTTGCTTTTGCGGGCAAAGATCCACGTCAGAATCAATTAGTGTTTAAGTTTTCTCGGATCAATCTTCCTCAACATGTGCAAGAGCAATTGGAAGATGAAGCCTATATGTTAAGTCAGGTAGAGCACCCCTACGTACCATCACTAATCGAATTTCAACGGATTAAAAAACAAGCCATTTTGGTAATGGAAAGAGCCAAGGGCGTTGATTTAGAAGTATATTCACTGCAAAAAGGACCTTTATCGGCGAGGCTAATTACAAAAATCGCAGCACAACTTTGTGACATCTTAATCTTTTTACGACAACACCAAGAGCAAGGTATCACTAAACCTATTGTGCACGGCGATATTAAACCTTCCAATATTGTGTTCGACGAGCAAACTGAATCAATTGGCTTAATCGATTGGGGATCCAGTGTTTTTGCGCAAATGGATCACCAAGGCCAATATATCGCTAACAATGTTATGGATTTAATGTCGAGTGATTTGCAACAAACCAATGCACGCCTTGGGGACGTTTATTTCATCGGAGATGAACAATTAAATGGTGAATTATCCAGTCCCAGATTCGATGAACAAGGGCTGGCAAGTACCTTATATGCATTAGCGTCAGGTCAGTCAAGCCGCTTCGGTAGACACATTATAAAACCAAATTCCCTCGGCTTACCCAAGGAATTATCTGAAGTGCTTAGCGCGATGTTAAGTGAAGATCCTAAACAACGTAAATTGGGTGGCGACTATTTTATTAAAAACATGAAATTCATGAAAAATATTGTCTTTTGTGAAACAGACGTCGAAGATCATGTTGCACTTATTCCTACTTGGAGTTTTGCCAAGAAAAAAGAAATTGATACGGTAGTTTACAGTTCTAGACGCTCATTCTTAAAACTAGAAAATAGCGACATTACTTCCGACCTACATTATGTAAATGACGCTCAGTTTGAACGTTATTATAAAAACTACATGCAAGGTATGGGAGAGACAGAAAAAGCATTTATATCTGCGGTGGGTAGATTAGGTAAATATCCCGTTGTTGGCGGATTAGTAGTTAGGTGGCTGCCAGAAGGGGTTTATATTGATTCTAGTTTGAATCTTTTTAATCCAACATTAAAACGTTCATTTGATGTTTCTGTGAACAATGTCGTTACTTTAGCAAGAGCGATTCATAGAGTAGGGGTGTTTAAAAGCTGTATGTTTAATGCGCGAGATACCTTACACATTGAACGGGAAGACGAAAACTTACCCTACCAACCCAATATCCATATGCAAATACCTTACGAATTGAGCCAAACATCCATTACAGAAGATCAGAGTCGTAACCATTCTTATTTTGAAGATGGCGAAGATCCTGATGAGTTATTAGCCCTTCCTGACAATATGATGGTAATTATTCGGCAATTAAATAGTATTCATCATACCGGTTGCATTATATTTGAAGCTTTACCTACACATCTTAAAATTCATAGTTATTACACATTACTGGATCACAGTATGGAGAGTGAATTTAAGGCATTATTAAATAAAATTATCGACTTAGTTTCAGAAATTAAAGGGTTGGGGATTTCAGGATTTATGAAATTGCCGTATAAAGACACTCGTTACTTTGAACATGCTTCGGGTTTACCAGAGAAGTTTCATCCAAAAAAATTAAAAACAAATAAGCGCTAA
- a CDS encoding nucleoside recognition domain-containing protein yields MLHRIWLAFILSAFIATLWQVIFNDHIGSFKDVMDAVYSMAKLSVDISIGLIGVLAFWLGIFQVAERSGLVTKLSVVLEPLLCRLMPEIPKGHPAIGSITMNISANVLGLDNAATPFGIKAMQDMQSLNTQQSRLTNAQIIFLVMNTSSVTLFPIAVFLYRAEQGALNPTDVFIPILLATFASTLVGLLVTSWVQKINLFNRVIFFYGAAIISVIAAVILYFSSLGAQQMAAQSSIVANGLLLTFIVIVLSVGAHKKLNCYELFVEGAKKGFELAISLIPYLIAMLFAIGMLRASGLLDILMGIIANGVNFIGIDNRFVDAIPNALMKPLSGSGARALMIETMQHHGADSFAGRLASVLQGSTETTFYILAVYLGAVGIKHSRYAVACCLAADFAGIVTAILVAYWFFG; encoded by the coding sequence ATGTTACATAGAATTTGGCTAGCGTTCATTTTGTCAGCATTCATCGCCACACTCTGGCAAGTTATTTTTAATGATCACATTGGCAGTTTTAAAGACGTGATGGACGCTGTTTATTCGATGGCGAAATTGAGCGTTGATATTTCCATTGGGTTAATAGGTGTACTTGCTTTCTGGTTAGGGATTTTTCAAGTAGCCGAACGCTCTGGTTTAGTCACTAAGTTGTCGGTAGTGTTGGAGCCCTTGCTGTGCCGCTTAATGCCCGAAATCCCTAAAGGGCATCCTGCCATCGGCAGTATTACTATGAACATATCCGCTAACGTTTTGGGATTAGATAACGCTGCGACGCCTTTTGGTATAAAAGCAATGCAAGATATGCAAAGCCTTAATACTCAGCAATCACGTCTGACCAACGCGCAAATAATATTTTTAGTGATGAACACCTCTTCGGTGACGTTGTTTCCAATCGCTGTGTTTCTATACCGAGCAGAACAAGGAGCGCTTAACCCTACGGATGTATTTATCCCTATTTTATTGGCTACTTTTGCTTCCACATTGGTTGGCTTATTGGTCACATCTTGGGTACAAAAAATTAATTTATTTAACCGTGTAATCTTCTTTTATGGCGCTGCTATTATTTCCGTAATTGCGGCCGTAATTCTGTACTTCTCCTCTTTAGGTGCTCAGCAAATGGCTGCGCAATCTTCTATAGTTGCAAATGGATTGCTATTAACTTTTATTGTCATAGTATTAAGTGTTGGTGCGCATAAAAAGCTCAATTGCTATGAGTTGTTTGTCGAGGGGGCTAAAAAAGGATTTGAATTAGCTATTTCACTAATTCCTTATTTAATCGCTATGTTATTTGCGATAGGAATGCTCAGAGCGAGCGGCTTGTTAGACATCTTGATGGGAATAATTGCCAATGGTGTAAACTTCATCGGTATCGATAATCGTTTTGTTGATGCAATACCTAATGCATTGATGAAACCTTTAAGCGGTTCTGGTGCCAGAGCTTTAATGATTGAAACAATGCAACACCATGGAGCTGACTCTTTTGCGGGGCGACTTGCTTCGGTGTTGCAAGGTTCAACAGAAACCACGTTTTATATTCTAGCCGTGTATTTAGGGGCTGTAGGCATTAAGCATAGTCGCTATGCCGTTGCTTGCTGCCTTGCTGCTGATTTTGCAGGTATTGTTACTGCAATTTTGGTGGCCTATTGGTTTTTTGGTTAA
- a CDS encoding SIMPL domain-containing protein (The SIMPL domain is named for its presence in mouse protein SIMPL (signalling molecule that associates with mouse pelle-like kinase). Bacterial member BP26, from Brucella, was shown to assemble into a channel-like structure, while YggE from E. coli has been associated with resistance to oxidative stress.): protein MRIFVVCFLLLTSFAISAHESRSDIITVRGQGSIFQAPDILKFTIAVEEKGDNSAALNDLVSSKTQKILSVLTKHKIAEQDIQAMSLSLYPWYERERQSNIQKGYVFNRNINVTLRNFKNYPAILDDLFALKVSRIDGFRYEVEDQQQAYLNALEAAIADGHERAKHLAKNLQIRLGSVVNVEETSSYQPAPQPSARSLSVFNEAAQYLPGLNEINASVTLSFSIAK, encoded by the coding sequence ATGCGTATATTTGTTGTTTGTTTTTTATTATTAACTAGTTTTGCCATATCCGCCCATGAGTCACGCAGTGACATTATTACAGTTAGAGGGCAGGGCAGCATATTTCAAGCTCCAGACATTCTAAAATTTACGATTGCGGTAGAGGAGAAAGGTGATAATTCTGCGGCTTTAAATGATTTAGTCAGTTCAAAAACGCAAAAGATATTGTCGGTGTTAACTAAACACAAAATTGCTGAACAAGATATCCAAGCAATGTCTTTGAGTCTATACCCTTGGTATGAGCGTGAGAGACAATCAAACATTCAAAAAGGCTATGTGTTCAATCGTAATATTAATGTTACGTTGCGAAATTTTAAAAACTACCCCGCAATTTTAGATGATCTATTTGCCTTGAAAGTTAGCAGAATTGATGGCTTTCGTTATGAAGTAGAAGATCAACAACAAGCTTATCTGAATGCGTTAGAAGCGGCGATCGCTGACGGTCACGAGCGCGCCAAACATTTAGCTAAGAATTTGCAGATCAGATTGGGCTCAGTGGTGAATGTTGAGGAAACATCGAGTTATCAACCTGCGCCACAACCATCTGCTCGTTCACTGTCAGTTTTTAATGAGGCGGCGCAATATTTACCAGGATTAAATGAAATAAATGCGAGTGTGACACTGTCATTTAGTATTGCCAAATAG
- a CDS encoding acyl-CoA thioesterase II, whose amino-acid sequence MAEVTLKSLLQLEKIEDSLYRGQSWDLGFRALFGGQVMGQALAAAHNTLPEGRVSHSFHSYFLLPGDANHPVLYDVENVRDGRSFSTRRVKAIQNGKNIFYLTASFQTPEKGLEHQFADMPDVPPPQEVKSDLTFFESTLDQISERMQEAISYHKPIDSRTVQTIDPLEPVKSEPKRYIWMRAQEIIADNLNLNHAMLAYASDYHFLGTCLQPHGISVRNKQLRMATIDHAMWFHHPFKFDEWLLYVAESPFTGGVRGLVRGQFFNQKGVLVASTMQEGLMRQVKK is encoded by the coding sequence ATGGCAGAAGTGACATTAAAGTCATTATTGCAGTTAGAAAAAATCGAAGATTCGCTCTACAGAGGACAAAGCTGGGATCTGGGATTCCGCGCGCTATTTGGCGGACAGGTTATGGGACAAGCGTTAGCCGCAGCCCATAACACCTTGCCAGAAGGTAGAGTTTCTCATTCCTTTCATTCTTACTTTTTATTACCCGGTGATGCAAACCATCCAGTGTTATATGATGTGGAAAATGTCAGAGATGGTAGAAGCTTTTCAACCCGTCGCGTAAAAGCAATACAAAATGGCAAAAACATATTCTATTTGACTGCGTCTTTTCAAACACCCGAGAAAGGCTTAGAGCATCAGTTTGCCGATATGCCAGATGTTCCGCCACCGCAGGAAGTGAAATCTGATTTAACTTTTTTTGAAAGTACATTGGATCAAATATCTGAGCGAATGCAAGAAGCAATTAGTTATCATAAGCCAATCGATAGCAGGACTGTACAAACCATAGATCCCTTGGAACCGGTTAAATCGGAGCCGAAGCGTTATATATGGATGCGCGCACAAGAAATCATAGCGGATAATTTAAACTTAAATCATGCCATGCTGGCCTATGCATCAGATTACCATTTTCTGGGTACTTGTTTGCAGCCCCATGGAATTTCGGTTAGAAATAAACAACTTAGAATGGCAACCATAGATCATGCAATGTGGTTTCATCACCCATTCAAATTTGACGAATGGTTATTATATGTCGCTGAAAGTCCATTTACTGGTGGCGTACGAGGGTTAGTTCGCGGTCAGTTCTTTAATCAAAAAGGGGTTCTTGTGGCTTCAACCATGCAAGAAGGGCTAATGCGACAAGTTAAAAAGTGA
- a CDS encoding GAF domain-containing protein, producing the protein MSKDIEKTDFYQSLAKQAQALIGDERNLIANLANLSALLFMSLEDINWAGFYLFEDDELVLGPFQGKPACIRIPMGVGVCGTAAMNRTTQIITDVHQFEGHIACDAASNSEIVIPILSGRRLVGVLDIDSPSLARFDSVDGLGLQQIVDILQETII; encoded by the coding sequence ATGTCAAAAGATATAGAAAAAACTGATTTTTATCAAAGCCTTGCAAAGCAAGCACAAGCCTTGATAGGTGATGAGCGTAACTTAATTGCAAATTTAGCAAATTTGAGTGCGCTATTATTTATGAGTTTAGAAGACATTAATTGGGCAGGATTCTATCTTTTTGAAGACGATGAATTAGTGTTAGGACCGTTTCAGGGCAAACCTGCTTGTATACGAATTCCTATGGGAGTCGGTGTCTGCGGAACGGCAGCTATGAATAGAACCACGCAAATCATAACCGATGTGCATCAGTTTGAAGGGCATATTGCCTGTGATGCAGCGAGTAATTCTGAAATAGTCATACCTATTTTATCAGGAAGGCGCTTAGTTGGTGTGTTAGATATAGATAGTCCCTCATTAGCTCGTTTCGATTCTGTAGATGGGCTAGGTTTACAACAGATCGTTGATATTTTACAAGAGACTATCATTTGA
- the rlmJ gene encoding 23S rRNA (adenine(2030)-N(6))-methyltransferase RlmJ, with protein MLSYRHSFHAGNHADVLKHITQMLIIKKLKIKAKPAVYIDTHSGAGLYELQGLEAQKTKEFLTGITAMQAYQSEQQDIAEYQQLTHDFIENNQYPGSPLIAANMLREQDRIVCMELHNTEIDNLRHNLADFGSLAKVGVHHRDGYEGLLAILPPIPARGLVLIDPSYEVADEYQQVVMTLAKAIKKWSVGIFAIWYPLLSSRAGQKAGLSEKMISEIAALDCKSVLNVAMHVTENEGDAGMYGSGLIIVNAPWQLDTDLENVLPELVAHLGGDDAHGKAYVEWLKKPD; from the coding sequence ATGTTAAGTTATCGTCATAGTTTTCATGCAGGTAATCATGCTGATGTGTTAAAGCATATTACCCAGATGTTGATCATCAAAAAGCTTAAAATCAAAGCTAAGCCCGCAGTCTACATTGATACTCACAGTGGTGCGGGTTTGTATGAACTGCAAGGACTAGAGGCGCAAAAAACCAAAGAATTTTTAACTGGCATAACCGCTATGCAAGCATACCAGTCAGAACAACAAGATATAGCGGAATATCAACAACTTACACATGATTTTATTGAAAATAATCAGTATCCAGGATCGCCCCTGATTGCTGCTAATATGCTTCGTGAGCAGGATAGAATAGTATGCATGGAGTTGCACAATACGGAGATAGACAATTTACGCCATAATTTGGCGGATTTTGGATCTTTAGCAAAGGTTGGTGTACATCACAGAGATGGCTATGAAGGACTATTAGCAATATTGCCACCGATTCCTGCAAGGGGATTAGTCCTAATAGACCCATCGTACGAAGTCGCTGACGAATATCAACAGGTTGTGATGACACTCGCTAAAGCCATTAAGAAATGGTCGGTTGGCATTTTTGCAATTTGGTATCCACTTTTATCTAGTCGTGCAGGTCAAAAGGCGGGATTAAGTGAAAAAATGATCAGTGAAATCGCTGCCCTTGATTGTAAAAGCGTGCTCAATGTAGCAATGCATGTTACTGAAAATGAAGGTGATGCGGGTATGTATGGGTCTGGTTTAATTATCGTTAATGCTCCATGGCAACTGGATACTGATCTAGAGAATGTTTTACCTGAATTAGTCGCGCATCTTGGCGGTGATGATGCACATGGCAAAGCTTACGTAGAATGGTTGAAAAAGCCTGACTAA
- the proQ gene encoding RNA chaperone ProQ: protein MENQQKFSNSKEVITFLAQTFPKCFSLEGEAKPLKIGIFQELSERLKDDERVSKTLLRASLRHYTNSWRYLHSVKEGSFRIDLDGNQGDAIEKEHADHAIKQLAESKAKVAEKRKLNNPSKTAADKKNHKEKREKSNQTQFKGTKVPKNKPIKQPPPEKLTESNLVVGTEVTVKVGKSPLPATITDISKDEVHVQLQTGMIVKVQADNLRLARPKR from the coding sequence ATGGAAAACCAACAAAAATTTTCAAACAGCAAAGAAGTCATTACTTTTTTGGCACAAACTTTCCCAAAATGCTTTTCCTTAGAAGGTGAAGCGAAACCTTTAAAAATAGGTATTTTTCAAGAGCTTTCCGAGCGTTTGAAAGACGATGAAAGGGTTAGTAAAACATTATTACGCGCATCTCTTAGACATTACACAAATAGCTGGCGTTATTTGCACAGTGTCAAAGAGGGGAGCTTTCGAATTGACTTAGATGGCAATCAAGGCGATGCAATTGAAAAAGAGCATGCTGATCATGCGATAAAACAATTAGCTGAAAGTAAGGCCAAGGTAGCGGAAAAACGCAAACTAAATAATCCGTCTAAGACTGCCGCTGATAAGAAAAATCACAAAGAAAAGCGTGAAAAATCAAATCAAACGCAATTTAAGGGAACTAAAGTTCCAAAAAATAAACCAATAAAGCAACCACCACCGGAAAAATTGACTGAATCAAATTTAGTGGTAGGGACCGAAGTTACCGTTAAGGTTGGAAAGAGTCCACTTCCTGCGACCATTACCGATATTTCAAAAGATGAAGTTCACGTCCAACTGCAAACAGGTATGATAGTGAAAGTGCAAGCAGATAATTTGCGCCTAGCTCGACCAAAGAGGTAG
- a CDS encoding alanine--glyoxylate aminotransferase family protein, with the protein MTSLATSFIPTVRTLMGPGPSDVDPRILTALSRPTIGHLDPQFIDLMDEIKSLLQYAFQTKNQLTMPVSAPGSAGMEACFANLVEPGDKVIVCQNGVFGGRMKENVIRCGGIAVMVEDEWGKPTDIKKLEQALEENKDTKIVAFVHAETSTGVKNDAQALCKLAKQYNCLTLVDAVTSLGGCELRVDDWQIDAIYSGTQKCLSCVPGLSPVSFSQLAIDAIKARKTPIQSWFLDMELVMGYWGKGAKRAYHHTAPVNSLYALHEALLILQQEGLEAAWKRHQEMHIKLRDGLQALGLKFIVEEKYRLPQLNTVSIPDGVDDAKVRETLLNEYNLEIGAGLGSLAGKVWRIGLMGYGSNIQNVNYCIDSLRAVLNASD; encoded by the coding sequence ATGACTTCACTAGCTACATCATTTATACCAACGGTTCGTACTCTCATGGGGCCTGGACCTTCAGATGTTGACCCAAGAATACTGACGGCGCTATCTAGACCGACTATTGGGCATTTAGATCCGCAATTTATTGATCTAATGGATGAGATTAAATCTCTCCTACAATATGCATTTCAAACAAAGAATCAATTAACTATGCCAGTTTCAGCGCCAGGTTCTGCTGGTATGGAAGCCTGCTTTGCTAATTTAGTTGAGCCAGGTGACAAAGTGATCGTCTGCCAAAATGGGGTTTTTGGTGGGCGTATGAAAGAAAACGTGATTCGTTGTGGTGGTATCGCCGTAATGGTTGAAGACGAATGGGGTAAACCAACGGACATAAAAAAACTAGAACAAGCATTGGAAGAAAATAAAGACACTAAAATTGTCGCATTTGTACATGCTGAGACCTCAACAGGGGTTAAGAATGATGCCCAAGCGTTGTGTAAACTTGCGAAACAGTATAATTGTTTAACCTTAGTGGATGCCGTTACTTCCCTAGGTGGCTGTGAACTTAGAGTGGATGATTGGCAAATCGATGCGATTTATTCAGGTACACAAAAATGCTTGTCATGCGTGCCAGGCTTGTCTCCCGTTTCGTTCAGTCAGCTAGCGATCGACGCCATTAAAGCTAGAAAAACGCCGATTCAAAGCTGGTTCCTCGACATGGAGTTGGTTATGGGGTATTGGGGTAAAGGTGCTAAACGGGCCTACCACCATACTGCACCGGTAAACAGTTTATATGCATTGCATGAAGCGCTTTTGATATTGCAACAAGAGGGGCTAGAAGCCGCTTGGAAGCGTCATCAAGAAATGCACATTAAACTAAGAGATGGACTGCAAGCGTTAGGCTTAAAGTTCATTGTTGAAGAAAAGTATCGTTTACCGCAACTCAATACCGTGAGTATTCCCGATGGTGTTGATGACGCCAAAGTAAGAGAAACCTTACTTAACGAATACAACTTAGAAATTGGTGCAGGATTAGGCTCATTGGCTGGAAAAGTTTGGCGAATTGGTCTGATGGGATATGGTTCAAATATACAAAACGTGAACTATTGCATCGATAGTTTAAGAGCAGTTCTTAATGCTAGCGATTAA
- a CDS encoding dihydrolipoyllysine-residue acetyltransferase, translating to MNDFILPDIGEGIVECELLEWLVSEGDLIEEDQPVAEVMTDKATVQIPAMHSGKVTKLYYKAGDIAKVHEPLFALDGGSESGQGKIQSDSEQQHKSEELIQPAHASSKQEQGIQTQSTEAIDFILPDIGEGIIECEIVKWLVQEGDTVAEDQAVVEVMTDKALVEIPAKYSGVISQLYYQQGEIAKVHNPLYSLVTSEGSQASQPRSVNSNKISEPQSTTPKVGQTTSAKRKALASPAVRRLARENSLDITCVLGSGKKGRVLKDDITAHLNKNNQPQTLQNAVTNEDAASQDSHENKVETIRGIKAKMAKQMTDSVFSIPHFSVSDEIEMDNLMKVRSDLKQEFENKGTKLSLMPFFIKSLSLALKQFPIINSQVNQQCTEITYFKQHNIGIAVDSKLGLLVPNIKGVENLSLFEIAQEVERLVGLARQGKLSSNDLKGGTISISNVGVIGGTTATPVINKPESAIVALGKIQRLPRFDLNDKVIPVNIMHISWSGDHRIIDGATMLKFSNLWKSYLENPISMLTDLS from the coding sequence ATGAATGACTTTATATTGCCTGATATTGGCGAAGGAATTGTAGAATGTGAACTTCTTGAATGGTTGGTAAGCGAAGGTGATCTGATAGAGGAAGATCAGCCTGTTGCTGAGGTCATGACTGACAAGGCAACCGTGCAGATCCCAGCAATGCATTCTGGCAAAGTCACTAAGCTGTATTACAAAGCTGGTGACATAGCAAAAGTCCATGAACCACTATTCGCTTTAGATGGTGGTTCCGAGAGTGGACAAGGCAAAATACAAAGTGATAGTGAACAACAGCACAAAAGTGAGGAATTGATTCAGCCAGCACATGCTTCAAGTAAACAAGAGCAAGGGATCCAGACACAATCTACTGAAGCGATTGATTTTATCTTACCTGACATAGGTGAAGGTATTATTGAATGTGAAATCGTAAAATGGCTTGTTCAAGAAGGTGATACGGTTGCAGAAGATCAAGCTGTGGTTGAAGTGATGACGGATAAGGCACTTGTGGAAATTCCCGCCAAATATTCCGGTGTCATAAGTCAGTTATATTATCAACAAGGGGAGATAGCAAAAGTCCATAACCCTTTGTATTCTCTTGTGACTTCTGAAGGTTCTCAAGCTAGTCAGCCTAGATCGGTAAATAGCAATAAAATTTCAGAACCACAAAGCACTACGCCTAAAGTTGGCCAAACCACGTCAGCAAAACGTAAAGCCTTAGCTAGTCCCGCTGTTAGGCGTTTAGCTAGAGAAAATAGTTTAGATATTACCTGCGTATTAGGAAGCGGTAAAAAAGGTCGCGTTTTGAAAGATGATATAACCGCCCATCTAAACAAAAATAATCAACCACAAACTTTACAAAATGCTGTTACCAATGAGGATGCAGCATCACAAGACAGCCACGAGAATAAGGTTGAAACCATTCGCGGAATTAAAGCGAAAATGGCTAAACAAATGACAGACTCTGTGTTCAGTATTCCGCACTTTAGTGTGAGTGACGAGATCGAAATGGATAACTTAATGAAGGTACGTAGCGACCTTAAACAGGAGTTTGAGAATAAAGGCACTAAGTTAAGTTTAATGCCATTTTTCATTAAATCTTTGTCTTTGGCTTTAAAACAGTTCCCAATCATAAATAGCCAAGTGAACCAACAATGCACTGAAATTACTTATTTCAAACAACACAATATTGGTATTGCTGTTGATTCCAAATTAGGCTTGCTTGTTCCCAATATCAAGGGAGTTGAAAACCTTTCATTGTTTGAAATTGCGCAAGAAGTCGAACGATTAGTAGGACTTGCAAGGCAAGGTAAACTTTCTAGTAACGATTTAAAAGGCGGTACAATTAGTATTTCCAATGTGGGTGTGATTGGTGGCACTACAGCGACACCAGTAATTAATAAGCCTGAGAGTGCAATTGTTGCCCTCGGAAAGATTCAACGACTACCTCGTTTTGATCTAAATGATAAGGTAATTCCGGTCAATATAATGCATATAAGTTGGTCTGGAGATCACCGTATAATTGACGGCGCAACTATGCTTAAGTTTAGTAATTTGTGGAAATCTTATCTCGAAAACCCAATAAGTATGCTGACTGACTTAAGTTAG
- a CDS encoding DUF3862 domain-containing protein, translating into MLRKLIMFSIVCVFLAGCSKVTYANYDRVEMGMIKSDVEMILGKADNCEAVIGTHSCIWGNEEDKYIKVSFIMDRAAVITQKGLK; encoded by the coding sequence ATGTTACGTAAACTAATCATGTTTTCAATTGTCTGTGTTTTTTTGGCGGGTTGCTCAAAAGTCACATATGCAAATTACGATAGAGTTGAAATGGGCATGATAAAATCGGATGTAGAAATGATTTTAGGAAAAGCCGATAACTGTGAGGCTGTTATTGGCACACACTCATGTATATGGGGAAATGAAGAGGACAAATATATCAAGGTCAGCTTCATTATGGATAGAGCCGCTGTGATTACACAAAAAGGATTAAAATAA
- a CDS encoding gamma carbonic anhydrase family protein → MIYSIGKRKAVVAKSAFIAPGSHVIGSVNLAENSSVWFNVVIRGDCDEITVGPDTNIQDGSVLHTDYDIPLILGKGVTVGHKVMLHGCEIGDYSLIGINAVVLNGAKIGRYCLIGANSLVTENMEIPDGSLVMGSPAKIIKTLNEQQQAMLKGSAEHYVNNAKRYMSELIEE, encoded by the coding sequence GTGATTTATTCAATCGGAAAACGCAAAGCCGTTGTTGCAAAGAGCGCGTTTATCGCGCCTGGTAGTCATGTGATTGGTTCGGTTAATTTGGCAGAAAATAGCAGCGTTTGGTTTAATGTTGTTATTCGTGGTGATTGTGACGAGATAACAGTGGGGCCAGATACGAATATTCAGGACGGCTCTGTTTTGCACACGGATTACGATATCCCCTTAATTCTAGGCAAAGGTGTAACGGTAGGACACAAAGTGATGTTGCATGGGTGTGAAATAGGTGACTACAGCCTAATTGGCATCAATGCTGTTGTGTTAAATGGGGCAAAGATTGGTCGTTATTGCTTAATTGGCGCAAATAGCTTGGTTACTGAAAACATGGAAATACCAGATGGTTCCCTTGTAATGGGAAGCCCAGCCAAAATTATTAAGACCCTAAATGAGCAACAGCAAGCAATGTTAAAAGGCTCTGCCGAACATTACGTGAATAATGCGAAACGCTACATGAGTGAGCTGATCGAAGAATAG